Proteins encoded in a region of the Muntiacus reevesi chromosome 21, mMunRee1.1, whole genome shotgun sequence genome:
- the RIOX2 gene encoding ribosomal oxygenase 2 isoform X2, whose protein sequence is MPKKARPAGDGEEEGPVPKQATVEAACGPASPLDFDSPSGLFESFIAPITTETFFKEFWEQKPLLIQRADPAFAAYCQPLFRLSDLKSLCSRGVYYGRDVNVCRCVHGKKKVLNKDGRVHFLQLRKDFDQKRATIQFHQPQRFKDELWRIQEKLECFFGSLVGSNVYITPAGAQGLPPHYDDVEVFILQLEGEKRWRLYQPTVPLAREYSPEAEDRIGRPTHEFTLKPGDLLYFPRGTIHQAATPEGLAHSTHVTISTYQSSSWGDFLLDTISGLVFDAAKADVALRAGIPRQLLLVETTAVATRRLSGFLRMLADRLEGTKELPSADMKKDFAVNRLPPYYTGDGAELVTPGGRFPGLDSTVRLQFRDHAVLTVGPDQDPSDETREKMVYVYHSLKNRRDTHMMGNEETEPHGLRFPLSHMDALKQLWNSSAISVKDLKLTTDEEKQNLVISWPYVLTDVHRRRANYSMSQKVTKAIFRQVYLIQCGRKGTAPIKVSFKFNCHYLVFFGRNNFFKEPHWL, encoded by the exons ATGCCAAAGAAAGCAAGGCCCgcaggggatggggaggaagaagggCCTGTTCCTAAGCAGGCGACGGTGGAGGCTGCCTGTGGCCCTGCTTCCCCTTTGGACTTCGACAGCCCCAGCGGCCTCTTTGAAAGTTTCATCGCGCCCATCACGACAGAGACGTTTTTCAAGGAATTCTGGGAGCAGAAGCCCCTCCTCATCCAGAGAGCCGACCCTGCGTTTGCCGCGTACTGCCAGCCCCTGTTCAGGCTCTCTGAtctgaaaagcctgtgcagccgGGGGGTGTACTACGGGAGAGACGTGAACGTCTGCCGCTGTGTCCACGGGAAGAAGAAGGTTTTAAATAAGGATGGCAGAGTGCACTTTCTCCAGCTGAGAAAAGATTTTGATCAGAAAAGGGCCACAATTCAGTTTCACCAGCCTCAGAGATTTAAG GATGAGCTCTGGAGGATCCAGGAGAAGTTGGAGTGCTTCTTCGGCTCCTTGGTTGGCTCCAATGTGTACATCACCCCGGCGGGAGCCCAGGGCCTGCCGCCCCACTACGATGATGtcgag GTGTTCATTCTGCAGCTGGAGGGAGAGAAGCGCTGGCGTCTGTACCAGCCGACGGTGCCCCTGGCGCGGGAGTACAGCCCGGAGGCCGAGGACAGGATCGGGAGGCCCACACACGAGTTCACACTCAAG CCGGGAGACTTGCTGTACTTTCCCAGAGGGACCATCCATCAGGCGGCCACTCCCGAGGGGCTGGCCCACTCCACGCACGTGACCATCAGCACCTACCAGAGCAG TTCATGGGGAGATTTCCTTTTGGACACCATCTCGGGGCTCGTGTTTGACGCTGCCAAGGCCGACGTGGCACTCCGGGCTGGCATCCCCCGGCAGCTGCTCCTG GTGGAAACCACGGCTGTTGCAACAAGAAGATTAAGTGGCTTTCTGAGGATGCTTGCAGACCGGCTGGAGGGCACCAAAGAACTGCCTTCAGCAGACATGAAGAAGGACTTTGCTGTGAACAGACTCCCACCTTACTATACGGGGGACGGGGCAGAGCTTGTGACACCAG GTGGACGGTTCCCGGGCTTGGACAGCACAGTGAGACTGCAGTTTAGAGACCATGCGGTCCTCACCGTAGGACCCGACCAGGACCCGTCC gatgAAACTCGAGAGAAGATGGTTTATGTCTATCATTCCTTAAAGAACAGGagagacacacacatgatgggaaatgaggaaacagag CCTCATGGGCTTCGCTTTCCTCTATCACATATGGATGCACTAAAGCAACTTTGGAACAGTTCAGCTATTTCTGTCAAGGACCTGAAGCTgactacagatgaggaaaagcaAAACCTG GTGATCAGTTGGCCATATGTGCTAACAGATGTACATAGAAGAAGAGCAAATTACTCAATGTCCCAGAAAGTGACAAAAGCCATATTTCGACAAGTTTATTTAATCCAGTGTGGTAGAAAAGGCACAGCTCCAATAAAGGTATCATTTAAATTTAACTGTCATTACctggtgttctttggaagaaacaaCTTCTTTAAAGAGCCTCACTGGctctag
- the RIOX2 gene encoding ribosomal oxygenase 2 isoform X1, with product MPKKARPAGDGEEEGPVPKQATVEAACGPASPLDFDSPSGLFESFIAPITTETFFKEFWEQKPLLIQRADPAFAAYCQPLFRLSDLKSLCSRGVYYGRDVNVCRCVHGKKKVLNKDGRVHFLQLRKDFDQKRATIQFHQPQRFKDELWRIQEKLECFFGSLVGSNVYITPAGAQGLPPHYDDVEVFILQLEGEKRWRLYQPTVPLAREYSPEAEDRIGRPTHEFTLKPGDLLYFPRGTIHQAATPEGLAHSTHVTISTYQSSSWGDFLLDTISGLVFDAAKADVALRAGIPRQLLLQVETTAVATRRLSGFLRMLADRLEGTKELPSADMKKDFAVNRLPPYYTGDGAELVTPGGRFPGLDSTVRLQFRDHAVLTVGPDQDPSDETREKMVYVYHSLKNRRDTHMMGNEETEPHGLRFPLSHMDALKQLWNSSAISVKDLKLTTDEEKQNLVISWPYVLTDVHRRRANYSMSQKVTKAIFRQVYLIQCGRKGTAPIKVSFKFNCHYLVFFGRNNFFKEPHWL from the exons ATGCCAAAGAAAGCAAGGCCCgcaggggatggggaggaagaagggCCTGTTCCTAAGCAGGCGACGGTGGAGGCTGCCTGTGGCCCTGCTTCCCCTTTGGACTTCGACAGCCCCAGCGGCCTCTTTGAAAGTTTCATCGCGCCCATCACGACAGAGACGTTTTTCAAGGAATTCTGGGAGCAGAAGCCCCTCCTCATCCAGAGAGCCGACCCTGCGTTTGCCGCGTACTGCCAGCCCCTGTTCAGGCTCTCTGAtctgaaaagcctgtgcagccgGGGGGTGTACTACGGGAGAGACGTGAACGTCTGCCGCTGTGTCCACGGGAAGAAGAAGGTTTTAAATAAGGATGGCAGAGTGCACTTTCTCCAGCTGAGAAAAGATTTTGATCAGAAAAGGGCCACAATTCAGTTTCACCAGCCTCAGAGATTTAAG GATGAGCTCTGGAGGATCCAGGAGAAGTTGGAGTGCTTCTTCGGCTCCTTGGTTGGCTCCAATGTGTACATCACCCCGGCGGGAGCCCAGGGCCTGCCGCCCCACTACGATGATGtcgag GTGTTCATTCTGCAGCTGGAGGGAGAGAAGCGCTGGCGTCTGTACCAGCCGACGGTGCCCCTGGCGCGGGAGTACAGCCCGGAGGCCGAGGACAGGATCGGGAGGCCCACACACGAGTTCACACTCAAG CCGGGAGACTTGCTGTACTTTCCCAGAGGGACCATCCATCAGGCGGCCACTCCCGAGGGGCTGGCCCACTCCACGCACGTGACCATCAGCACCTACCAGAGCAG TTCATGGGGAGATTTCCTTTTGGACACCATCTCGGGGCTCGTGTTTGACGCTGCCAAGGCCGACGTGGCACTCCGGGCTGGCATCCCCCGGCAGCTGCTCCTG CAGGTGGAAACCACGGCTGTTGCAACAAGAAGATTAAGTGGCTTTCTGAGGATGCTTGCAGACCGGCTGGAGGGCACCAAAGAACTGCCTTCAGCAGACATGAAGAAGGACTTTGCTGTGAACAGACTCCCACCTTACTATACGGGGGACGGGGCAGAGCTTGTGACACCAG GTGGACGGTTCCCGGGCTTGGACAGCACAGTGAGACTGCAGTTTAGAGACCATGCGGTCCTCACCGTAGGACCCGACCAGGACCCGTCC gatgAAACTCGAGAGAAGATGGTTTATGTCTATCATTCCTTAAAGAACAGGagagacacacacatgatgggaaatgaggaaacagag CCTCATGGGCTTCGCTTTCCTCTATCACATATGGATGCACTAAAGCAACTTTGGAACAGTTCAGCTATTTCTGTCAAGGACCTGAAGCTgactacagatgaggaaaagcaAAACCTG GTGATCAGTTGGCCATATGTGCTAACAGATGTACATAGAAGAAGAGCAAATTACTCAATGTCCCAGAAAGTGACAAAAGCCATATTTCGACAAGTTTATTTAATCCAGTGTGGTAGAAAAGGCACAGCTCCAATAAAGGTATCATTTAAATTTAACTGTCATTACctggtgttctttggaagaaacaaCTTCTTTAAAGAGCCTCACTGGctctag
- the RIOX2 gene encoding ribosomal oxygenase 2 isoform X3 yields the protein MPKKARPAGDGEEEGPVPKQATVEAACGPASPLDFDSPSGLFESFIAPITTETFFKEFWEQKPLLIQRADPAFAAYCQPLFRLSDLKSLCSRGVYYGRDVNVCRCVHGKKKVLNKDGRVHFLQLRKDFDQKRATIQFHQPQRFKDELWRIQEKLECFFGSLVGSNVYITPAGAQGLPPHYDDVEVFILQLEGEKRWRLYQPTVPLAREYSPEAEDRIGRPTHEFTLKPGDLLYFPRGTIHQAATPEGLAHSTHVTISTYQSSSWGDFLLDTISGLVFDAAKADVALRAGIPRQLLLQVETTAVATRRLSGFLRMLADRLEGTKELPSADMKKDFAVNRLPPYYTGDGAELVTPGGRFPGLDSTVRLQFRDHAVLTVGPDQDPSDETREKMVYVYHSLKNRRDTHMMGNEETEPHGLRFPLSHMDALKQLWNSSAISVKDLKLTTDEEKQNLVLSLWTECLIQVV from the exons ATGCCAAAGAAAGCAAGGCCCgcaggggatggggaggaagaagggCCTGTTCCTAAGCAGGCGACGGTGGAGGCTGCCTGTGGCCCTGCTTCCCCTTTGGACTTCGACAGCCCCAGCGGCCTCTTTGAAAGTTTCATCGCGCCCATCACGACAGAGACGTTTTTCAAGGAATTCTGGGAGCAGAAGCCCCTCCTCATCCAGAGAGCCGACCCTGCGTTTGCCGCGTACTGCCAGCCCCTGTTCAGGCTCTCTGAtctgaaaagcctgtgcagccgGGGGGTGTACTACGGGAGAGACGTGAACGTCTGCCGCTGTGTCCACGGGAAGAAGAAGGTTTTAAATAAGGATGGCAGAGTGCACTTTCTCCAGCTGAGAAAAGATTTTGATCAGAAAAGGGCCACAATTCAGTTTCACCAGCCTCAGAGATTTAAG GATGAGCTCTGGAGGATCCAGGAGAAGTTGGAGTGCTTCTTCGGCTCCTTGGTTGGCTCCAATGTGTACATCACCCCGGCGGGAGCCCAGGGCCTGCCGCCCCACTACGATGATGtcgag GTGTTCATTCTGCAGCTGGAGGGAGAGAAGCGCTGGCGTCTGTACCAGCCGACGGTGCCCCTGGCGCGGGAGTACAGCCCGGAGGCCGAGGACAGGATCGGGAGGCCCACACACGAGTTCACACTCAAG CCGGGAGACTTGCTGTACTTTCCCAGAGGGACCATCCATCAGGCGGCCACTCCCGAGGGGCTGGCCCACTCCACGCACGTGACCATCAGCACCTACCAGAGCAG TTCATGGGGAGATTTCCTTTTGGACACCATCTCGGGGCTCGTGTTTGACGCTGCCAAGGCCGACGTGGCACTCCGGGCTGGCATCCCCCGGCAGCTGCTCCTG CAGGTGGAAACCACGGCTGTTGCAACAAGAAGATTAAGTGGCTTTCTGAGGATGCTTGCAGACCGGCTGGAGGGCACCAAAGAACTGCCTTCAGCAGACATGAAGAAGGACTTTGCTGTGAACAGACTCCCACCTTACTATACGGGGGACGGGGCAGAGCTTGTGACACCAG GTGGACGGTTCCCGGGCTTGGACAGCACAGTGAGACTGCAGTTTAGAGACCATGCGGTCCTCACCGTAGGACCCGACCAGGACCCGTCC gatgAAACTCGAGAGAAGATGGTTTATGTCTATCATTCCTTAAAGAACAGGagagacacacacatgatgggaaatgaggaaacagag CCTCATGGGCTTCGCTTTCCTCTATCACATATGGATGCACTAAAGCAACTTTGGAACAGTTCAGCTATTTCTGTCAAGGACCTGAAGCTgactacagatgaggaaaagcaAAACCTGGTATTATCCCTCTGGACAGAATGTTTAATCCAAGTAGTCTAG
- the RIOX2 gene encoding ribosomal oxygenase 2 isoform X4 gives MPKKARPAGDGEEEGPVPKQATVEAACGPASPLDFDSPSGLFESFIAPITTETFFKEFWEQKPLLIQRADPAFAAYCQPLFRLSDLKSLCSRGVYYGRDVNVCRCVHGKKKVLNKDGRVHFLQLRKDFDQKRATIQFHQPQRFKDELWRIQEKLECFFGSLVGSNVYITPAGAQGLPPHYDDVEVFILQLEGEKRWRLYQPTVPLAREYSPEAEDRIGRPTHEFTLKPGDLLYFPRGTIHQAATPEGLAHSTHVTISTYQSSSWGDFLLDTISGLVFDAAKADVALRAGIPRQLLLVETTAVATRRLSGFLRMLADRLEGTKELPSADMKKDFAVNRLPPYYTGDGAELVTPGGRFPGLDSTVRLQFRDHAVLTVGPDQDPSDETREKMVYVYHSLKNRRDTHMMGNEETEPHGLRFPLSHMDALKQLWNSSAISVKDLKLTTDEEKQNLVLSLWTECLIQVV, from the exons ATGCCAAAGAAAGCAAGGCCCgcaggggatggggaggaagaagggCCTGTTCCTAAGCAGGCGACGGTGGAGGCTGCCTGTGGCCCTGCTTCCCCTTTGGACTTCGACAGCCCCAGCGGCCTCTTTGAAAGTTTCATCGCGCCCATCACGACAGAGACGTTTTTCAAGGAATTCTGGGAGCAGAAGCCCCTCCTCATCCAGAGAGCCGACCCTGCGTTTGCCGCGTACTGCCAGCCCCTGTTCAGGCTCTCTGAtctgaaaagcctgtgcagccgGGGGGTGTACTACGGGAGAGACGTGAACGTCTGCCGCTGTGTCCACGGGAAGAAGAAGGTTTTAAATAAGGATGGCAGAGTGCACTTTCTCCAGCTGAGAAAAGATTTTGATCAGAAAAGGGCCACAATTCAGTTTCACCAGCCTCAGAGATTTAAG GATGAGCTCTGGAGGATCCAGGAGAAGTTGGAGTGCTTCTTCGGCTCCTTGGTTGGCTCCAATGTGTACATCACCCCGGCGGGAGCCCAGGGCCTGCCGCCCCACTACGATGATGtcgag GTGTTCATTCTGCAGCTGGAGGGAGAGAAGCGCTGGCGTCTGTACCAGCCGACGGTGCCCCTGGCGCGGGAGTACAGCCCGGAGGCCGAGGACAGGATCGGGAGGCCCACACACGAGTTCACACTCAAG CCGGGAGACTTGCTGTACTTTCCCAGAGGGACCATCCATCAGGCGGCCACTCCCGAGGGGCTGGCCCACTCCACGCACGTGACCATCAGCACCTACCAGAGCAG TTCATGGGGAGATTTCCTTTTGGACACCATCTCGGGGCTCGTGTTTGACGCTGCCAAGGCCGACGTGGCACTCCGGGCTGGCATCCCCCGGCAGCTGCTCCTG GTGGAAACCACGGCTGTTGCAACAAGAAGATTAAGTGGCTTTCTGAGGATGCTTGCAGACCGGCTGGAGGGCACCAAAGAACTGCCTTCAGCAGACATGAAGAAGGACTTTGCTGTGAACAGACTCCCACCTTACTATACGGGGGACGGGGCAGAGCTTGTGACACCAG GTGGACGGTTCCCGGGCTTGGACAGCACAGTGAGACTGCAGTTTAGAGACCATGCGGTCCTCACCGTAGGACCCGACCAGGACCCGTCC gatgAAACTCGAGAGAAGATGGTTTATGTCTATCATTCCTTAAAGAACAGGagagacacacacatgatgggaaatgaggaaacagag CCTCATGGGCTTCGCTTTCCTCTATCACATATGGATGCACTAAAGCAACTTTGGAACAGTTCAGCTATTTCTGTCAAGGACCTGAAGCTgactacagatgaggaaaagcaAAACCTGGTATTATCCCTCTGGACAGAATGTTTAATCCAAGTAGTCTAG